The proteins below come from a single Marinobacter bohaiensis genomic window:
- a CDS encoding DUF1656 domain-containing protein produces the protein MLNLEWARETPMEGLLLPTLMLVFVGALALAWGLDVGLRRLGAYEVIWHPALFRVSLFLALFCAMALLIY, from the coding sequence ATGCTCAATCTTGAGTGGGCCCGTGAAACCCCGATGGAGGGGCTGCTGCTGCCCACGCTGATGCTGGTTTTTGTGGGCGCGCTGGCCCTGGCCTGGGGGCTGGACGTCGGTCTGCGCCGGCTCGGGGCCTACGAGGTCATCTGGCATCCGGCGCTGTTCCGGGTGTCGCTGTTCCTGGCCCTGTTCTGCGCCATGGCGCTGCTCATCTACTGA
- a CDS encoding efflux RND transporter periplasmic adaptor subunit — MKLKTVISLAVTLLVFAAAALLGTLLWQHYMDAPWTRDGRVRADIINVASDVSGRVVEMPVSDNQRVQKGDLLMRIDPEKYEIAVEQAEALVASRKASMRMREAEAKRRVQLDRKVVSRESLDDASNAAAIARAEYQQALARLDEAQWSLARTQIRAPVDGYVTNLNVHQGDYATAGKPRLAVVDEHSYWVYGYFEENKLPGVHVGDPVRMELMSGEILKGHVESITRAIYDHDNPQSRQLVADVNPTFTWVRLAQRIPVRVHIDEVPDGLVLAAGTTATVIVQPDAG; from the coding sequence ATGAAACTGAAAACAGTCATCAGTCTTGCGGTGACACTGCTCGTCTTCGCCGCCGCAGCCCTGCTGGGCACGCTACTCTGGCAGCATTACATGGACGCGCCCTGGACCCGGGACGGCCGGGTTCGGGCCGATATCATCAACGTCGCCAGCGATGTGTCCGGGCGTGTGGTGGAAATGCCGGTGTCCGACAATCAGCGGGTGCAAAAGGGCGACCTGCTGATGCGCATCGATCCCGAGAAATACGAGATCGCGGTGGAACAGGCCGAAGCCCTGGTGGCGTCCCGCAAAGCCTCCATGCGCATGCGCGAGGCGGAAGCCAAACGCCGGGTGCAACTGGATCGCAAGGTGGTCTCGCGGGAGAGCCTGGACGATGCCTCCAACGCCGCCGCCATCGCCCGCGCCGAATACCAGCAGGCCCTGGCCAGACTCGACGAGGCCCAATGGTCGCTGGCGCGCACGCAGATCCGCGCGCCGGTAGACGGTTACGTCACCAATCTCAACGTTCATCAGGGCGACTACGCGACCGCCGGCAAGCCGCGGTTGGCGGTGGTCGACGAGCACTCGTACTGGGTTTACGGCTACTTCGAGGAGAACAAGCTGCCCGGCGTGCACGTCGGGGATCCCGTACGGATGGAACTGATGAGCGGTGAGATACTGAAGGGCCATGTGGAGAGCATCACCCGCGCCATCTACGATCACGACAACCCGCAAAGCCGCCAACTGGTGGCGGACGTCAACCCGACGTTTACCTGGGTGCGTCTGGCGCAGCGCATTCCGGTGCGGGTCCATATCGATGAGGTGCCGGACGGACTGGTGCTGGCCGCAGGCACCACGGCCACGGTGATCGTCCAGCCGGATGCCGGCTGA
- a CDS encoding LysR family transcriptional regulator encodes MDILHNMRVFVQVAETGSYTGAAQVLDTTTASVSRAVSNLESHLQTRLLHRSTRRLALTEAGQRYLLRCQQILPIIEEAEAEASDAHARPRGVLRLHSMTGVGQHYAIRAINQYRQLYPDVSFELTLANRIPDMLEEGFEVAIVISKQLPSSSLISRSLGQTYSVLCASPEYLRARGEPRTPEDLRHHDCLRLASPVLPMDNWNLHGPDGDMTVELGASPLQVNVGDAIAEAAAGGLGIVALPLYSAMSMLRSGALVRVLPQYRLQTLNVHALYPSRQYLDAKVKTWLEFLQANLPQWVGEDEELVRAMSLGCSLQ; translated from the coding sequence ATGGATATTCTGCACAACATGCGCGTTTTCGTGCAGGTGGCCGAAACCGGCAGCTACACCGGCGCGGCGCAGGTGCTGGATACCACCACGGCCAGCGTGTCCCGCGCGGTCAGCAATCTGGAATCGCATCTGCAAACGCGGCTGCTGCACCGCTCCACCCGCCGTCTGGCGCTGACCGAAGCCGGCCAGCGCTACCTGCTGCGCTGTCAGCAGATCCTGCCGATCATCGAAGAGGCCGAAGCCGAGGCCTCGGACGCCCATGCGCGCCCGCGCGGCGTCCTGCGGCTGCATTCGATGACCGGGGTGGGGCAGCACTACGCCATCCGCGCGATCAATCAGTATCGCCAGCTTTACCCGGACGTGTCCTTCGAGCTGACCCTGGCCAACCGCATCCCGGACATGCTGGAGGAAGGCTTCGAGGTCGCCATCGTGATCAGCAAACAGCTGCCCAGCTCCAGTCTGATCTCGCGCAGTCTGGGCCAGACCTACAGCGTGCTGTGTGCGTCACCGGAATACCTGCGCGCCCGGGGCGAGCCGCGCACGCCCGAGGATCTGCGCCACCACGACTGCCTGCGCCTGGCCAGCCCGGTGCTGCCGATGGACAACTGGAATCTGCACGGGCCGGATGGCGACATGACCGTTGAACTCGGGGCATCGCCCCTGCAGGTCAACGTGGGTGACGCCATCGCCGAGGCGGCCGCCGGAGGGCTGGGGATCGTGGCGTTGCCGCTGTACTCGGCGATGAGCATGTTGCGCAGTGGCGCGTTGGTGCGCGTCCTGCCTCAATACCGGCTGCAAACCCTCAACGTCCACGCTCTGTACCCGTCGCGCCAGTATCTGGACGCCAAGGTGAAGACCTGGCTCGAATTCCTGCAGGCCAACCTGCCCCAGTGGGTCGGGGAGGACGAAGAGCTGGTTCGCGCCATGAGTCTGGGGTGTTCGCTGCAATAG
- a CDS encoding DUF3302 domain-containing protein, which yields MLDYFALFMLFFVVVVLFYGIIAIHDIPYEIAKKRNHPHQDAIHVTGWISLLTLHVLWPFLWIWATLYRSDRGWGFQDGRSGHDHIESLERQVTELSDRLKRLESDRGEG from the coding sequence ATGCTCGATTACTTCGCGTTGTTCATGCTGTTCTTTGTGGTCGTGGTGCTGTTCTACGGCATTATTGCGATTCACGATATTCCGTACGAAATTGCCAAAAAGCGCAATCACCCCCACCAGGACGCCATCCACGTCACCGGCTGGATCAGCCTGCTGACCCTGCATGTGCTGTGGCCGTTCCTCTGGATCTGGGCCACCCTCTACCGCAGCGACCGCGGTTGGGGATTTCAGGATGGCCGCTCCGGCCACGATCACATCGAAAGCCTTGAACGCCAGGTCACAGAACTCAGTGATCGGTTGAAGCGTCTCGAATCCGATCGTGGGGAGGGCTGA
- a CDS encoding HlyD family secretion protein — MDLLLILTYTAICIVVFKVFRVPLNKWTVPTAVLGGIFLIGALLMLMNYNHPYSERARKYELTTPIIPTVRGRVVSVEATPNRLMEEGDVLFRLDPTPFQAKVDSLQAQLKSARLDLDRATQLARTGAGPRRNQDVAEAQVDELESELTAAQYNLEETVVRAPTRGYVSQLFLRPGMMAVNLPLRPSLVFVHQEADIFTGWFRQNSLLRLEEGDEAEVAFDGIPGKVFSGEVVTVIPILAEGQLQPTGNLAIDNAPPGRVPVRVHITDPSFDKYRQTLPGGAYGQMALYSEHFEHVAIMRKILLRMSAWMNYLFPFH, encoded by the coding sequence ATGGATTTGCTGCTGATCCTCACGTATACCGCGATCTGCATCGTTGTCTTCAAGGTCTTCCGGGTGCCGCTCAACAAATGGACCGTGCCGACCGCGGTGCTGGGCGGCATTTTCCTGATCGGCGCGCTGCTGATGCTGATGAACTACAACCATCCGTATTCGGAGCGGGCCCGCAAGTACGAGCTGACCACCCCGATCATTCCCACCGTTCGCGGCCGGGTGGTGAGTGTGGAGGCCACGCCCAACCGCCTGATGGAGGAGGGAGATGTGCTGTTCCGGCTGGACCCGACACCGTTCCAGGCCAAGGTCGATTCGCTCCAGGCACAGCTTAAATCCGCCCGTCTGGATCTGGATCGTGCCACCCAACTGGCCCGCACAGGCGCCGGACCACGCCGTAATCAGGACGTGGCCGAGGCCCAGGTGGATGAGTTGGAAAGTGAGCTGACGGCCGCGCAATACAATCTGGAGGAAACCGTTGTCCGGGCGCCGACGCGGGGCTACGTGTCGCAGCTGTTCCTGCGGCCCGGCATGATGGCGGTGAATCTGCCGTTGCGGCCGTCACTGGTGTTCGTGCACCAGGAAGCGGACATCTTCACCGGCTGGTTCCGCCAGAACAGCCTGCTGCGTCTGGAAGAAGGGGACGAAGCCGAAGTGGCGTTCGATGGCATTCCGGGCAAGGTCTTCTCCGGCGAGGTGGTCACCGTTATCCCGATTCTGGCTGAAGGCCAGCTCCAGCCCACCGGCAATCTGGCCATCGACAACGCCCCGCCGGGCAGGGTGCCGGTGCGGGTGCACATCACGGACCCATCCTTCGACAAATACCGGCAGACATTGCCCGGCGGGGCCTATGGCCAGATGGCCCTCTACAGCGAGCATTTCGAGCACGTGGCGATCATGCGCAAAATCCTGCTGCGCATGTCGGCGTGGATGAACTACCTGTTCCCGTTCCACTGA
- a CDS encoding Bug family tripartite tricarboxylate transporter substrate binding protein has product MKKTIIALSVALASATVPALAQADDGYPEKNIEFIVPYGPGGGSDTFVRSIQPALEDALGGTLVVRNISGGGGAVGYSRAVTSRADGYTVTTPNNANFTLEGLGNVGFSYNDFEYIARVTVMPYVLAVRDNDQWTDFESLKEDLQASGDKLSVGFSGVGSSTHVTSVALGRELGMDFQFIPFDGGSAAVSAAMGGHVDAVVLNPSEIMSAVESGKLTAIVSTGGERSSAMPEVPTMKELGFDMELNQWRGIAAPKGLDPAIEEQWVTAIKEAVQDPQFRQAAKNGGTDIKPLYGDELDAFIKDNAELMIPIAESVKQ; this is encoded by the coding sequence ATGAAAAAAACAATCATCGCATTGTCCGTTGCGCTTGCCAGCGCCACCGTTCCGGCCCTGGCGCAGGCAGATGATGGTTACCCCGAGAAAAACATTGAGTTCATCGTACCCTATGGCCCGGGTGGCGGCTCTGATACCTTCGTCCGTTCCATCCAGCCGGCTCTGGAAGACGCGCTCGGCGGCACCCTGGTCGTTCGCAACATCTCCGGCGGTGGCGGTGCCGTGGGCTACTCCCGTGCTGTGACGTCCCGTGCTGACGGTTACACCGTCACCACCCCCAACAACGCCAACTTCACCCTGGAAGGGTTGGGCAACGTCGGTTTCTCCTACAACGACTTTGAATACATCGCCCGTGTCACCGTGATGCCCTACGTCCTGGCGGTACGTGACAACGATCAGTGGACCGACTTCGAATCCCTGAAGGAGGACCTGCAGGCGTCCGGCGACAAGCTGTCGGTGGGCTTTTCCGGCGTGGGTTCTTCGACTCATGTGACGTCTGTGGCGCTGGGGCGCGAGCTGGGCATGGACTTCCAGTTCATTCCGTTTGATGGCGGTTCCGCGGCGGTGTCAGCGGCCATGGGTGGTCATGTCGATGCGGTCGTGCTGAACCCGTCCGAGATCATGTCGGCGGTGGAGTCCGGCAAGCTGACGGCCATTGTCTCCACCGGTGGTGAGCGCAGTAGCGCCATGCCGGAAGTACCGACCATGAAAGAACTGGGCTTCGACATGGAGCTGAACCAGTGGCGCGGTATCGCCGCTCCGAAGGGACTGGATCCGGCCATCGAGGAACAGTGGGTCACCGCCATCAAGGAAGCCGTCCAGGATCCGCAGTTCCGGCAAGCAGCCAAGAACGGCGGCACGGATATCAAGCCGCTGTACGGCGACGAGCTGGACGCCTTCATCAAGGACAATGCGGAACTGATGATTCCCATTGCCGAGTCGGTCAAGCAATAA
- a CDS encoding tripartite tricarboxylate transporter TctB family protein, producing the protein MSRSVGEAVFTAVLMGFAGFALYEAFGIRGSAAGGSLAPAFFPKAICTLLLIFLGVSLFRTLLKVRHEAKPDEGGDTRGAVLGWLIVLAELVVYSLVLEPLGYVISTALLIVAVVATLMLLSAGERQRITPRSAGMLVGFSAVVSVAIFLLFSKGFGLVLPTLGAMGV; encoded by the coding sequence ATGAGCAGGTCTGTTGGCGAAGCCGTTTTTACTGCGGTGCTGATGGGCTTTGCGGGATTCGCGCTCTACGAAGCCTTCGGGATTCGTGGCAGCGCAGCCGGCGGCAGTCTGGCGCCGGCTTTCTTCCCCAAGGCTATCTGTACCCTGTTGCTGATCTTCCTGGGCGTGTCGCTGTTTCGCACGCTCCTCAAGGTGCGGCATGAGGCAAAACCCGATGAAGGCGGAGATACCCGGGGCGCGGTACTGGGCTGGTTGATCGTGCTGGCGGAGCTGGTGGTCTACTCACTGGTGCTGGAGCCGCTGGGCTACGTGATCTCCACGGCCCTGCTGATCGTTGCCGTGGTGGCCACGCTGATGCTGCTGAGCGCCGGTGAGCGCCAGCGTATCACGCCGCGAAGTGCCGGCATGCTGGTCGGATTCTCTGCGGTGGTGTCCGTGGCCATCTTCCTTCTCTTCAGTAAAGGGTTTGGGCTGGTTCTGCCCACCCTGGGCGCGATGGGGGTGTAA
- a CDS encoding tripartite tricarboxylate transporter permease: MGQYLDALGLVFQFYVLLAIAGGTLLGLIMGALPGLTAAMAIALLLPLTFGMPPVMGMGMLLGTLCGAIAGGSVSATLLNIPGTPSSVATTLDAFPMARRGEAGRALGIAIVASFFGGIFSAIVLSLLAPPIADFALQFGPAEYFALSIFGLVIIASVAKTLMKGIIAGLIGLLLATVGTDPVAGVTRFTYGNFSLLTGISLLPALIGLFAVSQVLTDVVDYFKAKAAQRSDVCMDKAAPRWLEVFRSWKVLGSSSIIGVIVGAIPGAGGSIASFLSYDQAKKMSKTPEKFGTGHHEGIVASESSNNSLVGGALIPMLTLGVPGEAATAVLMGGLMIQGIQPGPTLFTDQAPIIYGIFIAFLVANVFMLLIQWFGIRMFVKVLQVPRKILMAMILVFCVIGVYAVDGDIFNVYLMLGFGVLGFFLNKYGFGTAPVILGLILGPIAESNLRRALLLSGGDWSVLVSRPISLAFIGIAVAFLIFTYWQNSKHRGKAAHA, from the coding sequence ATGGGACAGTATCTCGACGCCCTGGGACTGGTCTTCCAGTTCTACGTTCTCCTGGCCATTGCTGGCGGCACGCTGCTTGGCCTGATCATGGGGGCGCTGCCGGGACTGACGGCGGCCATGGCCATTGCGCTGCTGCTGCCCCTGACCTTCGGTATGCCGCCGGTGATGGGCATGGGCATGCTGCTGGGAACCCTGTGCGGCGCGATTGCCGGTGGGTCGGTGTCCGCTACGCTGCTGAATATTCCAGGCACGCCGTCGTCCGTGGCCACCACGCTGGATGCGTTCCCGATGGCGCGCCGTGGCGAAGCCGGCCGGGCCCTGGGGATTGCCATCGTGGCGTCCTTCTTCGGCGGCATTTTCAGCGCGATCGTGCTGAGCCTGCTGGCGCCGCCCATCGCGGATTTCGCGTTGCAGTTCGGCCCGGCGGAATATTTCGCCCTGAGCATTTTCGGGCTGGTGATCATCGCCTCCGTGGCGAAAACGCTGATGAAAGGCATCATTGCCGGCCTGATCGGTCTGCTGCTGGCGACCGTGGGCACGGATCCTGTGGCGGGTGTGACCCGTTTCACCTACGGCAACTTCTCGCTGCTCACCGGCATCAGCCTGCTGCCGGCGCTGATCGGGCTGTTCGCCGTGTCCCAGGTGCTGACGGACGTGGTGGACTACTTCAAGGCGAAGGCGGCGCAGCGCTCCGATGTGTGTATGGACAAGGCCGCCCCACGTTGGCTGGAGGTCTTCCGCAGCTGGAAGGTGCTCGGTTCCAGTTCGATCATCGGCGTGATTGTCGGGGCGATCCCTGGCGCCGGTGGCAGTATCGCATCCTTCCTGTCCTACGATCAGGCCAAGAAGATGTCGAAGACGCCGGAGAAGTTCGGCACCGGCCACCACGAAGGCATTGTGGCGTCGGAGTCGTCCAATAACTCCCTGGTGGGCGGCGCGCTGATTCCCATGCTGACCCTCGGGGTGCCCGGTGAAGCGGCCACGGCGGTGCTGATGGGTGGTCTGATGATCCAGGGGATTCAGCCCGGACCGACCCTGTTCACCGACCAGGCGCCGATCATCTACGGGATCTTTATCGCCTTCCTGGTGGCCAACGTGTTCATGCTGCTGATCCAGTGGTTCGGCATCCGGATGTTCGTCAAGGTGCTGCAGGTGCCGCGCAAGATCCTGATGGCCATGATCCTCGTGTTCTGCGTCATCGGCGTGTACGCGGTGGATGGCGACATCTTCAACGTCTACCTGATGCTGGGCTTTGGTGTGCTGGGCTTCTTCCTGAACAAGTACGGCTTTGGCACCGCACCCGTGATCCTGGGCCTGATTCTGGGGCCGATCGCCGAATCCAACCTGAGACGTGCGCTGTTGCTGTCCGGCGGGGACTGGTCCGTGCTGGTATCCCGGCCGATCAGCCTGGCTTTCATCGGCATCGCTGTGGCGTTCCTGATTTTCACTTACTGGCAAAACTCGAAACACCGGGGCAAAGCCGCTCACGCCTGA
- the kdgD gene encoding 5-dehydro-4-deoxyglucarate dehydratase, with the protein MTLSVERIRQSLSDGLLSFPVTDLDASGRFNADTYRERIERFVQQGVSSVFVAGGTGEFFSLSLEEYREIVRVAVEVVDGRVPVIASAGRSVPEAQCFCQAAEEAGCDGILLMPPYLTECPTEGIVEYARAVIDSTSLQVIYYNRANGILDADNVKALAAACPNLIGLKDGVGNMAALNDTIKTVGDRLVYIGGVPTAEIIAEAYLSIGVNTYSSAVYNFMPEMAMKFYRALRGGDTATVQAIIRDFFIPFCRLRDRKKGYAVSLIKAGTDIVGQPAGDVRAPLTMPTPTDREALAAIISNNR; encoded by the coding sequence ATGACGCTTTCTGTAGAACGTATCCGACAGTCGCTGAGCGACGGCCTGCTGTCGTTCCCGGTCACCGACCTGGACGCCAGCGGCCGCTTCAATGCCGACACCTATCGCGAACGCATTGAGCGCTTCGTGCAGCAGGGCGTGTCCAGCGTGTTCGTCGCCGGCGGCACCGGGGAGTTCTTCTCCCTGTCGCTGGAGGAGTACCGCGAGATCGTCCGGGTCGCGGTAGAGGTGGTCGACGGCCGGGTGCCGGTCATTGCCAGCGCCGGCCGCAGCGTGCCGGAGGCCCAGTGTTTCTGCCAGGCCGCGGAGGAAGCGGGTTGCGACGGTATCCTGCTGATGCCGCCGTATCTGACCGAATGCCCGACGGAAGGCATCGTGGAATACGCCCGTGCGGTCATCGACAGCACGTCCCTGCAGGTCATCTACTACAACCGCGCCAACGGTATCCTGGATGCCGACAACGTGAAGGCCCTGGCGGCCGCCTGTCCCAACCTGATCGGTCTCAAGGACGGGGTCGGCAACATGGCCGCCCTGAACGACACCATCAAGACCGTCGGCGATCGTCTGGTTTACATCGGCGGCGTACCGACCGCCGAGATCATTGCCGAGGCCTACCTCTCGATCGGCGTGAACACCTACTCATCCGCCGTGTACAACTTCATGCCGGAGATGGCGATGAAGTTCTACCGGGCACTGCGGGGCGGTGACACGGCCACTGTGCAAGCGATCATCCGGGATTTCTTTATTCCCTTCTGCCGCCTGCGCGATCGCAAGAAGGGCTATGCCGTCAGCCTGATCAAGGCCGGTACAGACATCGTGGGCCAGCCGGCCGGTGACGTACGCGCGCCGCTGACGATGCCCACGCCGACAGACCGCGAAGCCCTGGCGGCGATCATCAGCAACAACCGCTGA
- a CDS encoding enolase C-terminal domain-like protein, with amino-acid sequence MFTTIKKMSVVPVAGYDSFLLNLSGGHAPWFIRTVVVLEDNDGNIGLGEIPATDAIVRTLEACRELVEGQSVGRYKAIISRVRDAISGQSDDVRGNQTFDLRVAVHVITGIESALLDLAGQNMGLPVVELLGQYGRQRDQVEALGYLFLLGDPDKTDLPYPTCENPQDEWDRVRTREALTPDAVARLAKAAYERYGFRDFKLKGGVLDGHQEAECIAALYDAFPEARLTLDPNGAWTLKQAIEYLTPVKHMLSYAEDPCGAEGAWSGRETMSEFRRQTGLRTATNMIATDWQQLRNAVRLDSVDIPLADCHFWTMQGAVAVGELCNEWGMTWGSHSNNHFDISLAMMTHVAAACPGEITAIDTHWIWQDGQRLTRDPLKIRDGKLTIPDRPGLGIDLDREKLEQGHALFKSLSLGQRDDAMAMQYLIPGWTFDPKRPALVR; translated from the coding sequence ATGTTTACAACAATCAAGAAAATGTCGGTGGTTCCGGTGGCGGGCTATGACAGCTTTCTGCTGAACCTCAGCGGTGGCCACGCCCCCTGGTTTATCCGGACGGTGGTGGTCCTGGAAGACAACGACGGCAACATCGGCCTGGGCGAAATCCCGGCCACCGATGCCATCGTCCGTACGCTGGAAGCCTGTCGCGAGCTGGTGGAAGGGCAGTCGGTCGGGCGCTACAAGGCGATCATCAGCCGCGTGCGTGACGCCATCTCCGGGCAGTCCGATGATGTGCGCGGCAACCAGACCTTCGACCTCCGGGTGGCGGTCCACGTGATCACTGGCATCGAGTCGGCGTTGCTGGACCTGGCCGGCCAGAACATGGGCCTGCCGGTGGTGGAGTTGCTGGGCCAGTACGGCCGTCAGCGCGACCAGGTCGAGGCCCTGGGCTACCTGTTCCTGCTCGGCGATCCCGACAAGACGGATCTGCCGTATCCGACCTGCGAGAACCCGCAGGATGAGTGGGACCGCGTCCGCACCCGCGAAGCCCTGACGCCGGACGCGGTGGCCAGGCTGGCCAAGGCGGCCTACGAGCGTTATGGCTTCCGCGACTTCAAGCTCAAGGGCGGGGTGCTGGACGGTCATCAGGAAGCGGAGTGCATCGCCGCACTCTACGACGCTTTCCCGGAAGCGCGCCTGACCCTCGATCCCAACGGCGCCTGGACGCTCAAGCAGGCCATCGAATACCTGACGCCGGTCAAGCACATGCTCAGCTATGCCGAAGACCCCTGCGGCGCCGAGGGTGCCTGGTCCGGCCGTGAAACCATGAGCGAGTTCCGCCGCCAGACCGGGCTGCGAACGGCGACCAACATGATCGCCACCGATTGGCAGCAGTTGCGTAACGCGGTGCGCCTGGATTCCGTGGACATCCCGCTGGCGGACTGCCACTTCTGGACCATGCAGGGGGCGGTCGCCGTGGGTGAACTGTGCAACGAGTGGGGCATGACCTGGGGATCGCATTCCAACAACCACTTCGACATCTCGCTGGCGATGATGACGCACGTGGCGGCTGCCTGCCCGGGCGAGATCACGGCCATCGACACGCACTGGATCTGGCAGGACGGACAGCGGCTCACCCGTGACCCACTGAAGATCCGCGACGGCAAACTCACCATTCCCGACCGGCCGGGGCTGGGCATCGATCTGGACCGGGAGAAACTGGAGCAGGGCCACGCCCTGTTCAAGTCCCTCAGCCTGGGCCAGCGCGACGATGCCATGGCCATGCAGTACCTGATTCCCGGCTGGACATTCGACCCCAAGCGTCCTGCGCTTGTTCGCTGA
- a CDS encoding FadR/GntR family transcriptional regulator, which yields MDTTKMGTTGSTLKVQPVKRTGSLGAHVASQLEQMITQGQIPVGEKLPTESKLCDMFEVSRTVVREAITQLKSLGLVETRRGVGTTVIRSQPAETLYAYTINPTAVEDILNILELRLSVETQAAEFAALRRDDQDLEQLEQCLDRFDRALEKGELARDEDLAFHLGIANATKNPFFRQFYEQFNKNIIPRAKIVNTSLDHPATEQYLDRVRQEHREIFDAIQSRQPEAARKAMHTHLYRAYHLYEKYRTSQAFE from the coding sequence ATGGACACAACAAAAATGGGCACCACCGGAAGCACCCTCAAGGTTCAACCCGTCAAACGCACGGGCAGCCTTGGCGCACATGTCGCGTCACAACTGGAGCAGATGATCACCCAGGGACAGATTCCCGTGGGCGAGAAACTGCCCACCGAGAGCAAGCTGTGCGACATGTTCGAGGTCAGCCGCACGGTGGTGCGCGAGGCGATCACCCAGCTCAAGTCGCTGGGCCTGGTCGAGACGCGGCGCGGTGTGGGGACCACGGTCATCCGCAGCCAGCCGGCGGAAACGTTGTACGCCTATACCATCAATCCGACGGCCGTTGAGGACATCCTGAACATCCTGGAACTGCGTCTCAGTGTCGAGACCCAGGCGGCGGAATTCGCCGCGCTGCGCCGGGACGATCAGGACCTCGAACAGCTCGAACAATGCCTGGATCGCTTCGACCGGGCGCTGGAAAAAGGGGAACTGGCGCGGGACGAGGACCTGGCTTTCCACCTGGGCATCGCCAACGCCACCAAGAACCCGTTTTTCCGGCAGTTCTACGAGCAGTTCAACAAGAACATCATCCCCAGAGCCAAGATCGTCAATACCAGTCTCGATCACCCGGCCACCGAGCAGTATCTGGACCGGGTGCGGCAGGAGCATCGCGAGATCTTCGACGCCATCCAATCGAGACAGCCCGAAGCGGCCAGAAAGGCGATGCATACGCACCTCTACCGTGCCTATCACCTCTACGAGAAATACCGGACCAGTCAGGCATTCGAGTAA